In one Streptomyces sp. NBC_00597 genomic region, the following are encoded:
- a CDS encoding suppressor of fused domain protein → MAEILALVEARLRSALGEPDARAAVTFLGTDRIEVLRFAEGDLVRYATLGMSALPMSDPTVVVADPLRGPRAELVLTVRAGLAPTDKLLRPLAVLGASPQVEGLVVTPGASLDVGGPLWDGAPFTSVLVAEPGGLVEDLELDAPMDPVHFLPLLPMTANEAAWKRVHGAAALQERWLSHGTDLRDPLRTAVALD, encoded by the coding sequence ATGGCAGAAATTCTGGCTCTTGTGGAAGCCCGGCTGCGCAGCGCGCTCGGCGAACCCGACGCCCGCGCCGCCGTCACCTTCCTCGGCACCGACCGCATCGAGGTGCTCCGCTTCGCCGAGGGCGACCTCGTGCGGTACGCGACCCTCGGCATGTCCGCGCTTCCGATGTCCGACCCGACCGTCGTGGTCGCCGACCCGCTGCGCGGGCCGCGCGCCGAGCTCGTACTGACCGTCCGCGCGGGCCTGGCGCCCACCGACAAACTGCTGCGCCCGCTCGCGGTGCTCGGCGCCTCGCCGCAGGTGGAGGGGCTGGTCGTGACTCCCGGCGCCTCGCTCGACGTGGGCGGGCCGCTGTGGGACGGGGCCCCCTTCACCTCCGTGCTCGTCGCCGAGCCGGGCGGGCTGGTGGAGGACCTCGAACTGGACGCGCCGATGGACCCGGTGCACTTCCTGCCGCTCTTGCCGATGACGGCGAACGAGGCCGCCTGGAAGCGGGTGCACGGCGCTGCGGCGCTCCAGGAACGCTGGCTGTCGCACGGTACGGATCTGCGGGATCCTCTTCGTACCGCCGTGGCGCTGGACTGA
- a CDS encoding Mrp/NBP35 family ATP-binding protein has protein sequence MATDTSSAAVPEQDAILDALATVNDPEIHRPITELGMVKSVEIGDGGEVAVTVYLTVSGCPMRETITKTVTEAVERVAGVTSVAVTLDVMSDEQRKDLAATLRGGTAEREVPFAKPGSLTRVYAVASGKGGVGKSSVTVNLAAAMAADGLKVGVVDADIYGHSVPRMLGVDGRPTQVENMIMPPSAYGVKVISIGMFTPGNAPVVWRGPMLHRALQQFLADVFWGDLDVLLLDLPPGTGDIAISVAQLVPNAEILVVTTPQQAAAEVAERAGSIAVQTHQKIVGVVENMSGLPCPHCDEMVDVFGSGGGQKVADGLTKTVGATVPVLGSIPIDVRLREGGDEGKPVVLSDPDSPAGAALRSIAGKLGGRARGLAGMSLGITPRNKF, from the coding sequence ATGGCTACCGACACAAGCTCCGCCGCCGTGCCCGAGCAGGATGCGATCCTCGACGCACTGGCGACGGTGAACGACCCCGAGATCCACCGGCCGATCACCGAGCTCGGCATGGTCAAATCGGTGGAGATCGGCGACGGCGGCGAAGTGGCCGTCACGGTCTACCTCACGGTGTCGGGCTGCCCCATGCGCGAGACGATCACCAAAACCGTCACCGAGGCCGTCGAACGGGTCGCGGGCGTCACCTCGGTCGCGGTCACGCTGGACGTGATGAGCGACGAACAGCGCAAGGACCTGGCGGCCACGCTGCGCGGCGGCACCGCCGAGCGCGAGGTCCCGTTCGCCAAGCCGGGCTCGCTGACCCGCGTGTACGCGGTCGCGTCCGGCAAGGGCGGCGTCGGCAAGTCGTCGGTGACCGTGAACCTGGCCGCGGCGATGGCCGCGGACGGCCTGAAGGTCGGGGTCGTCGACGCCGACATCTACGGCCACAGCGTGCCCCGCATGCTGGGTGTGGACGGCCGCCCGACCCAGGTCGAGAACATGATCATGCCGCCGTCGGCATACGGCGTGAAGGTCATCTCCATCGGCATGTTCACCCCGGGCAACGCGCCCGTGGTGTGGCGCGGCCCGATGCTCCACCGGGCCCTGCAGCAGTTCCTCGCGGACGTGTTCTGGGGCGACCTGGACGTGCTGCTGCTGGACCTGCCGCCGGGTACGGGCGACATCGCGATCTCCGTCGCCCAGCTCGTGCCGAACGCGGAGATCCTGGTCGTCACCACCCCGCAGCAGGCCGCGGCCGAGGTCGCGGAGCGGGCCGGCTCGATCGCCGTGCAGACGCACCAGAAGATCGTCGGCGTGGTCGAGAACATGTCGGGGCTGCCCTGCCCGCACTGCGACGAGATGGTCGACGTGTTCGGCTCGGGCGGTGGCCAGAAGGTCGCCGACGGCCTCACCAAGACGGTCGGCGCGACCGTCCCGGTGCTGGGCTCCATCCCGATCGACGTCCGGCTGCGCGAGGGCGGCGACGAGGGCAAGCCGGTCGTCCTGTCGGACCCGGACTCCCCGGCCGGTGCGGCGCTGCGCTCCATCGCGGGCAAGCTGGGCGGCCGCGCCCGCGGTCTGGCCGGCATGTCGCTGGGCATCACCCCGCGCAACAAGTTCTAG
- a CDS encoding DNA-3-methyladenine glycosylase I has translation MTAIAGPDGGLRCPWALATEDYIAYHDTEWGRAVHGDDALYERLCLEAFQSGLSWLTILRRREGFRTAFSNFVISEVAAFGPADAQRLLADEGIIRNRAKIEATLANAKVLAEWEPGELDGLIWSHAPEPGRPAPATISEVPAVTPESTALSKALKKAGIRFVGPTTAYALMQACGLVNDHLAPCVARTPA, from the coding sequence GTGACGGCGATCGCGGGCCCGGACGGCGGCCTGCGCTGCCCCTGGGCACTGGCCACCGAGGACTACATCGCGTACCACGACACGGAGTGGGGCCGCGCGGTGCACGGGGACGACGCCCTGTACGAGCGGCTGTGCCTGGAGGCCTTCCAGTCGGGGCTGTCCTGGCTGACGATCCTGCGCCGCCGTGAGGGGTTCCGTACCGCCTTCTCGAACTTCGTGATCTCTGAGGTCGCCGCCTTCGGGCCGGCCGACGCACAGCGGCTGCTCGCCGACGAGGGGATCATCCGCAACAGGGCCAAGATCGAAGCCACGCTCGCCAACGCGAAGGTCCTCGCGGAATGGGAGCCGGGCGAACTGGACGGGCTGATCTGGTCGCACGCCCCGGAGCCGGGCCGTCCGGCCCCCGCGACGATCTCCGAGGTCCCGGCGGTGACGCCCGAGTCCACGGCCCTGTCCAAGGCGCTGAAGAAGGCCGGGATCCGCTTCGTCGGCCCCACCACCGCCTACGCGCTGATGCAGGCCTGCGGGCTGGTCAACGACCACCTGGCCCCCTGCGTCGCCCGTACCCCCGCCTGA
- a CDS encoding trypsin-like peptidase domain-containing protein — protein sequence MADQQQPDKAPPAEPGATPSPTPAPTPAAAPEPAPAGVPESESGVAAVEAGPQAAGADSDSGRAPEPSPAAAPQSGPQAPGVESGTAPEPASAGVSGSGSQGPEVESGTAVEAGPQATGSGARYDPWGEQPLQVADQGKATAGRGIRLRHAVALSLGTALLAGGVGGWLGVLAERQSSTRLELPQAAVESKGRAPESVAGIAATALPGVVTLHVRGSTGSGTGTGFVLDGQGHILTNNHVVSDAKDITVTFSTGESVTAALVGRDSGYDLAVVKVEGVRGLRPLSLGNSENVKVGDPVVAIGAPFDLSNTVTAGIISATGRPITAGGDKGDGSDISYVDALQTDAPINPGNSGGPLLDAKARVIGINSAIRGADADGGGDEHAKQSGSIGLGFAIPVNQGKRVAEELIRTGHATHPVIGVTLDMEYTGDGARVGTKGEGGKPAVAPGGPGARAGIQGGDVITKVDGVRVHGGDELVIKIRAHRPGDPLTLTVLRDGRERTLDLVLGSANGS from the coding sequence ATGGCCGACCAGCAGCAGCCCGACAAGGCCCCGCCGGCAGAGCCCGGCGCGACCCCGTCCCCGACACCGGCCCCCACGCCCGCTGCGGCGCCCGAGCCGGCTCCCGCTGGGGTGCCCGAGTCCGAGTCCGGCGTCGCGGCGGTCGAAGCCGGCCCGCAGGCGGCTGGAGCCGATTCCGACTCCGGACGAGCGCCCGAGCCGTCTCCCGCTGCGGCGCCCCAGTCCGGGCCGCAGGCGCCTGGGGTCGAGTCCGGCACGGCGCCCGAGCCGGCTTCCGCTGGGGTGTCCGGGTCCGGGTCGCAGGGGCCCGAGGTCGAGTCCGGCACGGCGGTCGAAGCCGGCCCGCAGGCGACCGGGTCCGGGGCGCGGTATGACCCCTGGGGGGAGCAGCCGTTGCAGGTCGCCGACCAGGGCAAGGCGACGGCCGGCCGCGGAATCCGGCTGCGCCACGCCGTGGCCCTCAGCCTCGGCACCGCCCTCCTCGCCGGCGGCGTCGGCGGCTGGCTCGGCGTCCTCGCCGAACGGCAGAGCAGCACCCGCCTCGAACTCCCCCAGGCCGCCGTGGAGAGCAAGGGCCGCGCCCCCGAGAGCGTGGCCGGGATCGCCGCGACGGCCCTGCCCGGCGTCGTCACCCTCCACGTCCGCGGCAGCACCGGCAGCGGCACCGGGACCGGGTTCGTCCTCGACGGGCAGGGCCACATCCTCACCAACAACCACGTCGTCTCCGACGCCAAGGACATAACCGTCACCTTCAGCACCGGCGAGAGCGTCACCGCAGCGCTGGTCGGCCGGGACAGCGGCTACGACCTGGCCGTGGTCAAGGTCGAGGGCGTACGGGGCCTGCGGCCGCTCTCCCTCGGGAACTCCGAGAACGTGAAGGTCGGCGACCCGGTCGTGGCCATCGGCGCGCCGTTCGACCTCTCCAACACCGTCACCGCCGGCATCATCAGCGCCACCGGCCGGCCCATCACCGCCGGCGGCGACAAGGGCGACGGCAGCGACATCAGCTACGTCGACGCCCTCCAGACCGACGCCCCCATCAACCCCGGCAACTCCGGCGGCCCGCTCCTCGACGCCAAGGCCCGCGTGATCGGCATCAACAGCGCCATCCGGGGGGCGGACGCCGACGGGGGCGGCGACGAGCACGCGAAGCAGAGCGGCAGCATCGGCCTCGGCTTCGCCATCCCGGTCAACCAGGGCAAGCGCGTCGCCGAGGAGCTCATCCGCACCGGCCACGCCACCCACCCGGTCATCGGCGTCACCCTCGACATGGAGTACACCGGCGACGGGGCCCGCGTCGGAACCAAGGGGGAGGGCGGCAAGCCCGCCGTCGCCCCCGGCGGCCCCGGGGCCCGCGCCGGGATCCAGGGCGGCGACGTGATCACCAAGGTGGACGGCGTCCGTGTGCACGGCGGGGACGAGCTGGTCATCAAGATCCGCGCCCACCGCCCGGGTGATCCGCTCACCCTGACCGTGCTCCGCGACGGCCGGGAACGCACCCTGGACCTCGTCCTCGGTTCGGCGAACGGATCATGA
- a CDS encoding DUF1003 domain-containing protein: MRERREQARLQSREHGLTEAGDRAERAAERAERTKAGHSTGSSALTRSRVRLDQPRAPRRSLLPEYDPEAFGRLSERVARFLGTGRFIVWMTLVIIVWVLWNIFAPDHLRFDQYPFIFLTLMLSLQASYAAPLILLAQNRQDDRDRVNLEQDRKQNERSIADTEYLTREIAALRMGLGEVATRDWIRSEFQDLIKEMDERRLFPAESDEGDR; the protein is encoded by the coding sequence ATCCGGGAGCGGCGCGAACAGGCACGGCTGCAGTCGCGCGAGCACGGGCTCACCGAGGCCGGTGACCGGGCGGAGCGCGCCGCGGAGCGCGCCGAGCGCACCAAGGCCGGGCATTCGACGGGGTCGAGCGCGCTGACGCGCTCGCGGGTCCGCCTCGACCAGCCGCGGGCGCCGCGCCGCTCGCTGCTGCCCGAGTACGACCCGGAGGCGTTCGGGCGGCTGTCGGAGCGGGTGGCGCGCTTCCTCGGCACGGGCCGGTTCATCGTCTGGATGACCCTGGTCATCATCGTGTGGGTGCTGTGGAACATCTTCGCGCCGGACCACCTGCGGTTCGACCAGTACCCGTTCATCTTCCTGACGCTGATGCTGTCGCTCCAGGCTTCGTACGCCGCTCCGCTGATCCTGCTCGCGCAGAACCGGCAGGACGACCGCGACCGGGTCAACCTGGAGCAGGACCGGAAGCAGAACGAGCGGTCCATCGCCGACACCGAGTACTTGACCCGGGAGATCGCGGCCCTGCGGATGGGGCTGGGCGAGGTGGCGACGCGCGACTGGATCAGGTCGGAGTTCCAGGACCTGATCAAGGAGATGGACGAGCGGCGTCTATTCCCGGCGGAGAGTGACGAAGGCGACCGCTAG
- a CDS encoding zf-HC2 domain-containing protein, translated as MSGVSPSPAEQHLGDRLAALVDGELSHDARERVLAHLATCAKCKAEADAQRRVKSMFVESAPPPLSAGLLARLQGLPGDGPDGPPGPPAPPGAELFGYVAPTAPQQGFRIHEVGRPRRRFAFVAAGAVSLAAIALGGSLPVDNLDPSLRGEAPASRPGPAVSVADAVVRDRAPSPGFVAGPRPTAPLPPVHPSLTPSPRPVSLTR; from the coding sequence GTGAGCGGAGTCAGTCCCTCTCCTGCCGAACAGCACCTGGGCGACCGGCTCGCCGCCCTGGTCGACGGGGAACTGAGCCATGACGCGCGCGAGCGGGTCCTGGCGCATCTGGCCACCTGCGCCAAGTGCAAGGCCGAGGCCGATGCGCAGCGTCGTGTGAAGAGCATGTTCGTCGAGAGCGCGCCGCCGCCCCTGTCGGCCGGCCTGCTGGCCCGGTTGCAAGGGCTGCCGGGCGACGGTCCGGACGGACCGCCGGGTCCGCCGGCCCCGCCGGGGGCGGAGCTCTTCGGGTACGTGGCACCGACCGCACCGCAGCAGGGCTTCCGCATACACGAGGTGGGGCGGCCGCGCCGGCGCTTCGCGTTCGTGGCGGCCGGAGCGGTCTCGCTGGCCGCGATCGCCCTGGGCGGCTCGCTGCCGGTCGACAACCTCGACCCGAGCCTCCGGGGCGAGGCCCCGGCGTCGCGGCCCGGGCCGGCGGTGTCCGTGGCCGACGCGGTGGTCCGGGACCGGGCACCCAGTCCCGGATTCGTCGCCGGTCCGCGCCCCACGGCCCCCCTCCCACCGGTCCACCCGTCGCTCACCCCGTCCCCCCGCCCGGTCTCGCTGACCCGCTGA
- the sigE gene encoding RNA polymerase sigma factor SigE codes for MVGTPLDTTRADRGGAAAPVDRGGVLRRLFWSAGEPKSVTNIADRFHTAATATTATFAADAGTQAWTPPSWEEIVSTHSARVYRLAYRLTGNQHDAEDLTQEVFVRVFRSLSTYTPGTFEGWLHRITTNLFLDMVRRKQRIRFDALGDDAAERLPSREPSPQQVLHDTHFDADVQQALDTLAPEFRAAVVLCDIEGLSYEEIAATLGVKLGTVRSRIHRGRSHLRKALKHRSPEARAEQRALAGVAVGAPGAGGEGGAE; via the coding sequence ATGGTAGGGACTCCACTGGACACCACCAGAGCCGATAGGGGAGGTGCGGCTGCGCCTGTGGATCGTGGAGGCGTACTCAGACGTCTCTTCTGGTCGGCGGGTGAGCCGAAATCCGTGACCAACATTGCTGACCGCTTCCACACCGCTGCCACCGCAACCACCGCGACCTTTGCCGCCGATGCGGGCACCCAGGCGTGGACCCCTCCCTCCTGGGAGGAGATCGTCAGCACGCACAGTGCGCGGGTCTACCGCCTTGCCTACCGTCTGACGGGTAACCAGCACGACGCCGAGGACCTCACGCAGGAGGTCTTCGTCCGCGTCTTCCGCTCGCTGTCCACCTACACACCGGGCACGTTCGAGGGCTGGCTGCACCGGATCACCACCAACCTGTTCCTCGACATGGTCCGGCGCAAGCAGCGGATCCGCTTCGACGCGCTCGGTGACGACGCGGCCGAGCGGCTGCCCAGCCGTGAGCCGTCCCCCCAGCAAGTCCTGCACGACACCCACTTCGACGCGGACGTACAGCAGGCGCTGGACACCCTCGCGCCCGAGTTCCGTGCGGCCGTGGTGCTGTGCGACATCGAAGGCCTCTCTTACGAGGAGATCGCCGCCACGCTGGGCGTGAAGCTCGGCACCGTGCGCAGTCGTATCCACCGGGGCCGTTCGCACCTGCGCAAGGCGCTCAAGCACCGGTCTCCCGAGGCCCGTGCCGAGCAGCGGGCGCTGGCGGGAGTGGCGGTGGGCGCGCCGGGCGCCGGGGGAGAGGGCGGAGCCGAGTGA
- a CDS encoding magnesium transporter MgtE N-terminal domain-containing protein, whose protein sequence is MAGGAPRIFVSHLSGVPVFDPAGDQVGRVRDLVAMLRVGGRPPRLLGLVVEVVSRRRIFLPMTRVTGVESGQVITTGVVNMRRFEQRPTERLILGELLDRRVKLVAGGEEVTVLDVAIQQLPARRDWEIDKIFVRKGKSGALRRRGETLTVEWSAVTGFSLEEHGQGAENLVATFEQMRPADVANVLHHLTPKRRAEVANALDDDRLADVMEELPEDEQVEILGKLKEERAADVLEAMDPDDAADLLSELPEVDKERLLTLMQPDDAADVRRLLSYEENTAGGLMTTEPIVLRPDATVADALARVRQADLSPALAAQVYVCRPPDETPTGKYLGTVHFQRLLRDPPFTLVSSIVDTDLPPLRPDATLPAVTSYLAAYNMVAVPVVDESGSLLGAVTVDDVLDHLLPDDWRETDFHSEEIVHGH, encoded by the coding sequence ATGGCTGGTGGCGCCCCACGGATCTTCGTCTCGCATCTGTCGGGTGTGCCCGTCTTCGACCCCGCCGGCGACCAGGTCGGCCGCGTCCGCGACCTCGTCGCGATGCTGCGCGTCGGCGGCCGTCCGCCGCGGCTCCTGGGCCTGGTGGTCGAGGTGGTCAGCCGGCGCCGGATCTTCCTCCCGATGACCCGGGTGACGGGCGTGGAGTCCGGGCAGGTCATCACCACCGGTGTCGTCAACATGCGGCGCTTCGAGCAGCGGCCCACCGAGCGGCTGATCCTCGGCGAACTGCTGGACCGGCGGGTGAAGCTCGTCGCGGGCGGCGAGGAGGTCACCGTCCTGGACGTGGCCATCCAGCAACTGCCGGCCCGCCGCGACTGGGAGATCGACAAGATCTTCGTACGCAAGGGCAAGAGCGGCGCGCTGCGCCGGCGCGGCGAGACCCTGACCGTCGAGTGGTCGGCCGTGACCGGCTTTTCGCTGGAGGAGCACGGGCAGGGCGCCGAGAACCTGGTCGCCACCTTCGAGCAGATGCGCCCGGCCGACGTCGCGAACGTCCTGCACCACCTGACGCCGAAGCGGCGCGCCGAGGTGGCCAACGCCCTCGACGACGACCGGCTCGCGGACGTCATGGAGGAGCTGCCCGAGGACGAGCAGGTCGAGATCCTCGGCAAGCTGAAGGAGGAGCGGGCCGCCGACGTCCTGGAGGCGATGGACCCGGACGACGCGGCCGACCTGCTCTCGGAACTGCCGGAGGTCGACAAGGAGCGGCTGCTGACACTGATGCAGCCGGACGACGCGGCCGACGTGCGCCGCCTGCTGTCGTACGAGGAGAACACCGCGGGCGGTCTGATGACCACCGAACCGATCGTGCTGCGCCCGGACGCGACCGTCGCCGACGCACTGGCCCGCGTACGGCAGGCGGACCTGTCGCCGGCGCTGGCCGCGCAGGTGTACGTGTGCCGGCCGCCGGACGAGACGCCGACGGGCAAGTACCTGGGCACGGTGCACTTCCAGCGGCTGCTGCGGGACCCGCCGTTCACGCTGGTGAGCTCGATCGTGGACACGGACCTGCCGCCGCTGCGCCCGGACGCCACGCTGCCGGCGGTCACCAGCTACCTGGCCGCGTACAACATGGTCGCCGTACCGGTGGTCGACGAGAGCGGTTCGCTGCTGGGCGCGGTGACCGTGGACGACGTACTGGACCACCTGCTGCCGGACGACTGGCGGGAGACGGACTTCCATTCCGAGGAGATCGTGCATGGCCACTGA
- a CDS encoding sec-independent translocase — protein sequence MFNDIGALELVTIVVLAILIFGPDKLPKVIQDVSGFIRKIRAFSDSAKQDIRSELGPEFKDFEFEDLNPKTFLRKQLTENDDLREIRSTFDLRKELNDVTDAVNSRETAAAPAAAGASTAAAAASATGPDLLKKPAAPAAEQRTPYDADAT from the coding sequence GTGTTCAACGACATAGGCGCACTCGAACTCGTCACGATCGTGGTGCTCGCCATCCTCATCTTCGGCCCGGACAAGCTCCCCAAGGTGATCCAGGACGTCAGCGGGTTCATCCGCAAGATCCGCGCGTTCTCCGACAGTGCGAAGCAGGACATCCGGTCCGAACTCGGACCCGAGTTCAAGGACTTCGAGTTCGAGGACCTGAACCCGAAGACGTTCCTGCGCAAGCAGCTGACCGAGAACGACGACCTCCGGGAGATCCGCAGCACCTTCGACCTCCGCAAGGAGCTGAACGACGTCACCGACGCCGTGAACAGCCGGGAGACGGCCGCCGCCCCGGCCGCCGCCGGAGCCTCCACCGCGGCCGCCGCGGCCTCCGCGACCGGCCCGGACCTGCTGAAGAAGCCCGCCGCCCCGGCCGCCGAACAGCGCACCCCGTACGACGCCGACGCCACCTGA
- a CDS encoding enoyl-CoA hydratase-related protein, translated as MADSVLYEVTDGLAKITINRPDAMNAMNTEAKVALRDAVQAAAADPAVRAVLLTAAGDRAFCVGQDLKEHIGNLAADRANGSTLTMNTVADHYNPIVRALTEMPKPVVAGVNGVAAGAGFGFALAADFRVVADTASFNTSFAGVALTADSGVSWTLPRLIGASRASDLLLFPRSLKAQEAYELGIVNRLVPSDSLHAEAEAVARTLAAGPTVAYAALKESLAYGASHSLTEALAHEDTLQARAGASEDHSIAVEAFLAKQPPKYLGR; from the coding sequence ATGGCCGACAGCGTGCTCTACGAAGTGACCGACGGACTCGCCAAAATCACGATCAACCGGCCCGACGCCATGAACGCGATGAACACCGAGGCCAAGGTCGCGCTGCGCGACGCGGTCCAGGCGGCGGCCGCGGATCCGGCCGTCCGGGCGGTGCTGCTGACCGCGGCCGGCGATCGGGCGTTCTGCGTCGGCCAGGACCTCAAGGAGCACATCGGGAACCTGGCGGCGGACCGCGCGAACGGGTCCACGCTGACCATGAACACGGTCGCGGACCACTACAACCCGATCGTGCGCGCCCTGACCGAGATGCCCAAGCCGGTGGTGGCGGGCGTCAACGGCGTCGCGGCCGGAGCGGGCTTCGGCTTCGCCCTGGCGGCGGACTTCCGGGTCGTCGCCGACACGGCCTCCTTCAACACCTCCTTCGCAGGGGTGGCCCTCACCGCGGACTCGGGCGTCTCCTGGACCCTGCCCCGCCTGATCGGTGCCTCGCGGGCCTCCGACCTGCTGCTCTTCCCCCGCTCGCTGAAGGCGCAGGAGGCGTACGAGCTCGGGATCGTGAACCGCCTGGTCCCCTCGGACTCCCTGCACGCGGAGGCCGAGGCGGTGGCCCGCACCCTGGCGGCCGGCCCGACGGTGGCCTACGCGGCGCTGAAGGAGTCCCTGGCGTACGGGGCGTCCCACTCGCTGACGGAAGCCCTGGCCCACGAGGACACCCTGCAGGCCCGTGCCGGCGCCTCCGAGGACCACTCGATCGCCGTCGAGGCCTTCCTCGCCAAGCAGCCGCCGAAGTACCTCGGCCGCTAG
- a CDS encoding DUF3117 domain-containing protein, with product MAAMKPRTGDGPLEVTKEGRGIVMRVPLEGGGRLVVELTPDEADALGDALKKVVG from the coding sequence ATGGCGGCCATGAAGCCGCGGACGGGCGACGGCCCGCTCGAGGTCACCAAGGAGGGGCGGGGCATCGTCATGCGCGTACCGCTCGAGGGCGGCGGTCGGCTCGTCGTCGAGCTGACTCCGGACGAGGCGGACGCCCTGGGTGACGCCCTGAAGAAGGTCGTCGGCTAA
- a CDS encoding magnesium and cobalt transport protein CorA — protein sequence MSMLPYLRAAVRPALRRPTPVLPGYDTTRDPSASSAVVDCAVYRDGRRALGSACLTPREAMARVRQDGGFAWIGLHEPTEAEFAGIAATFGLHPLAVEDAVHAHQRPKLERYDDTLFTVFKTIHYVEHAELTATSEVVETGEVMCFTGPDFVITVRHGGQGSLRSLRHRLQDDPELLAKGPSAVLHSIADHVVDGYIAVAAAVQDDIDEVESAVFAAPAKGSARGGDAGRIYQLKREVLEFKRAVSPLLRPMELLSERPMRLVDPDIQKYFRDVADHLARVHEQVIGFDELLNSILQANLAQATVAQNEDMRKITSWAAIIAVPTMICGVYGMNFEHMPELHWRYGYPMVMAAIAASCFTIHRALRRHGWL from the coding sequence ATGTCGATGCTGCCCTACCTGCGTGCCGCCGTACGTCCGGCCCTTCGCAGGCCCACGCCCGTCCTGCCCGGCTACGACACCACCCGCGACCCGTCAGCGAGCAGTGCGGTCGTCGACTGCGCCGTGTACCGCGACGGCCGACGCGCCCTGGGGTCGGCCTGCCTGACGCCCCGTGAGGCGATGGCCCGGGTCCGCCAGGACGGCGGGTTCGCCTGGATCGGCCTGCACGAGCCGACCGAAGCCGAATTCGCGGGGATCGCCGCCACCTTCGGCCTGCACCCGCTCGCCGTGGAGGACGCGGTGCACGCGCACCAGCGGCCGAAGCTGGAGCGCTACGACGACACGCTCTTCACCGTCTTCAAGACGATCCACTACGTGGAGCACGCCGAACTGACCGCGACCAGCGAGGTGGTGGAGACCGGCGAGGTGATGTGCTTCACCGGCCCCGACTTCGTCATCACGGTCCGGCACGGCGGCCAGGGCTCGCTGCGGTCCCTGCGCCATCGTCTCCAGGACGACCCCGAGCTGCTCGCGAAGGGTCCCTCGGCCGTCCTGCACTCCATCGCCGACCACGTCGTCGACGGGTACATCGCGGTCGCGGCGGCCGTCCAGGACGACATCGACGAGGTGGAGAGCGCGGTCTTCGCCGCGCCCGCCAAGGGCAGTGCGCGCGGCGGCGACGCGGGCCGCATCTACCAGCTCAAGCGCGAGGTGCTGGAGTTCAAGCGGGCCGTCTCCCCGCTGCTGCGTCCGATGGAGCTGCTGAGCGAGCGCCCGATGCGACTGGTGGACCCGGACATCCAGAAGTACTTCCGGGACGTCGCCGACCACCTGGCTCGGGTGCACGAGCAGGTCATCGGCTTCGACGAACTGCTGAACTCGATCCTCCAGGCCAATCTCGCGCAGGCGACCGTCGCCCAGAACGAGGACATGCGCAAGATCACCTCTTGGGCTGCGATCATCGCCGTCCCGACGATGATCTGCGGGGTCTACGGGATGAACTTCGAGCACATGCCGGAGCTCCACTGGCGCTACGGCTACCCCATGGTGATGGCCGCGATCGCCGCGTCCTGCTTCACCATCCACCGGGCACTGCGCCGCCACGGCTGGCTCTAG
- a CDS encoding class I SAM-dependent methyltransferase, translating into MRQLWGQERVITGNRQTSWAFADAFVAEDDALRWARDRAREAGLRSVSPGTGAALRLLAATADAKAVAEIGTGTGVSGIHLLHGMRPDGVLTTVDPEADRQAFARQAFRAAGFAGNRARFIPGRALDVLPRLADGGYDLVFCDGDPSESLDYLAESLRLLRPGGLVCFEGVFSDGRTVDSGAQQTEVLRVRELLRSVRESPALEAALLPVGDGLLCAVRR; encoded by the coding sequence TTGCGCCAACTATGGGGACAGGAGAGGGTCATTACCGGCAACCGGCAGACGAGCTGGGCGTTCGCCGACGCGTTTGTCGCCGAGGACGACGCTCTGCGGTGGGCCCGCGACCGGGCCAGGGAAGCGGGCCTGCGCTCCGTCTCCCCGGGCACCGGCGCCGCGCTGCGCCTGCTCGCCGCCACCGCGGACGCCAAGGCGGTCGCCGAGATCGGCACCGGCACCGGCGTCTCCGGCATCCACCTCCTCCACGGCATGCGCCCCGACGGGGTGCTGACCACCGTGGATCCCGAGGCCGACCGGCAGGCCTTCGCCCGCCAGGCCTTCCGCGCCGCAGGCTTCGCGGGCAACCGCGCCCGGTTCATCCCCGGCCGGGCACTCGACGTACTCCCCCGGCTCGCCGACGGCGGGTACGACCTCGTCTTCTGCGACGGCGACCCGTCCGAGTCCCTCGACTACCTCGCCGAATCGTTGCGCCTGCTGCGGCCCGGCGGGCTGGTGTGCTTCGAGGGGGTCTTCTCGGACGGCCGCACCGTCGACTCGGGGGCCCAGCAGACCGAGGTGCTGCGCGTACGGGAGCTGCTGCGCAGCGTCCGCGAGAGCCCGGCGCTGGAGGCGGCGCTGCTCCCGGTGGGTGACGGCCTGCTGTGCGCGGTCCGGCGCTGA